The following are from one region of the Vicinamibacterales bacterium genome:
- a CDS encoding carbohydrate kinase family protein, protein MSTVVTGSIAFDYLMSFPGKFTEHILPEHMHRVSLSFLVDSMDKRRGGCAPNIAYTLALLGERPRLMGTAGQDFDDYRRWLEAAGVDTSLVRQVSDKFTASFFCSTDADSNQIASFYTGAMANAAELSFRDAGTCTMAIISPNDPAAMVQYAEECRALSVPYVWDPGQQCARMSGAELAAGLRGSAITICNDYEFELLRQKTGLDADAVLGQTGALIVTCGERGSTVRQGAREISVPAVPPQRIVDPTGVGDAFRGGLLKGLAMRVPLEVCCRLGSVAATYALEHLGGQSHAYTWGEFRNRYEAQFGRLEHPAV, encoded by the coding sequence ATGTCGACCGTCGTCACTGGCTCGATCGCGTTCGACTACCTGATGTCGTTTCCGGGGAAGTTCACCGAGCACATCCTTCCGGAGCACATGCATCGCGTCAGTCTGAGTTTCCTGGTCGACTCGATGGACAAGCGGCGCGGCGGCTGCGCCCCCAACATCGCCTATACGCTGGCGCTGCTCGGCGAGCGGCCGCGGCTGATGGGAACCGCGGGGCAGGATTTCGACGATTACCGCCGGTGGCTCGAGGCCGCCGGGGTCGACACCTCGCTCGTGCGGCAGGTGTCCGACAAGTTCACCGCGTCGTTCTTCTGCAGCACCGACGCCGACAGCAACCAGATCGCCTCGTTCTACACCGGCGCGATGGCCAACGCCGCCGAACTCTCGTTCCGGGATGCCGGCACCTGCACGATGGCGATCATCTCTCCGAACGATCCGGCCGCGATGGTGCAGTATGCCGAGGAGTGCCGGGCGCTGAGCGTGCCCTATGTCTGGGATCCCGGGCAGCAGTGCGCGCGGATGAGCGGCGCCGAGCTGGCCGCCGGCTTGCGCGGGTCGGCGATCACCATCTGCAACGACTACGAATTCGAGCTGCTTCGCCAGAAGACCGGCCTCGATGCCGACGCGGTGCTGGGGCAGACCGGCGCGCTGATCGTGACATGCGGCGAGCGCGGTTCGACGGTGCGCCAGGGCGCGCGTGAGATCTCGGTGCCGGCCGTCCCGCCGCAGCGCATCGTCGATCCGACCGGCGTGGGTGACGCGTTCCGCGGTGGCCTGCTCAAGGGGCTGGCGATGCGCGTGCCGCTCGAGGTGTGCTGCCGGCTCGGCAGCGTCGCGGCCACCTACGCGCTGGAGCACCTCGGAGGCCAGTCTCACGCGTACACGTGGGGCGAGTTCCGGAACCGCTACGAAGCCCAGTTCGGCCGGCTCGAACATCCCGCCGTGTAG
- a CDS encoding DUF2085 domain-containing protein, with amino-acid sequence MRAQRLAQLALAVAAWAWVAAIVFVPGLVFPVGRFICHQRPERSFFFHGRQLAVCARCTGLYFGAAGVVPLAWLAAAQLQSGRARWLLILAALPTAVTWAIEFAGLAPVSNLVRCVAALPMGAAAAWLVFSVTAKPPASALVSRVE; translated from the coding sequence ATGCGGGCGCAGCGGCTGGCGCAGCTGGCATTGGCGGTCGCGGCCTGGGCATGGGTCGCGGCCATCGTCTTTGTGCCCGGCCTCGTCTTTCCGGTGGGTCGGTTCATCTGTCACCAGCGGCCTGAACGCAGCTTCTTTTTTCACGGGCGCCAGCTCGCGGTCTGCGCCCGGTGCACGGGGCTGTACTTCGGGGCCGCCGGCGTCGTTCCGCTCGCCTGGCTCGCGGCCGCGCAACTGCAGAGCGGGCGGGCCCGCTGGCTGCTGATCCTGGCGGCGCTGCCGACGGCGGTGACGTGGGCGATCGAGTTCGCGGGGCTCGCGCCGGTCTCCAATTTGGTGCGGTGCGTGGCCGCCCTGCCGATGGGCGCCGCTGCGGCGTGGCTCGTGTTTTCGGTGACCGCCAAGCCGCCGGCATCGGCCCTCGTCAGTAGGGTAGAATGA
- a CDS encoding DUF6677 family protein, with protein MASKSTVAERPRASAEPGRLAFVCVLSWLIPGAGHLLQGRRDKGLVFLLILPLMFGIGLWLQGRLFPFEMSDPLVFLGAFADRGIGLPYVIAYLADAGAGTVTAASYEYGNTFLMTAGLLNFLVILDAFDIGKGRK; from the coding sequence ATGGCGTCAAAGTCCACAGTAGCGGAACGGCCGCGCGCGTCGGCGGAACCCGGGCGGCTCGCGTTCGTCTGTGTGCTCTCGTGGCTGATCCCCGGCGCCGGCCATCTGCTGCAGGGGCGGCGCGACAAGGGTCTGGTGTTCCTGTTGATCCTGCCGCTGATGTTCGGCATCGGGCTGTGGCTGCAGGGCCGTTTGTTTCCGTTCGAGATGTCGGATCCGCTGGTGTTCCTCGGTGCCTTCGCCGACCGCGGCATCGGCCTGCCCTACGTGATCGCGTATCTCGCCGACGCCGGTGCCGGAACCGTGACCGCCGCGTCGTATGAGTACGGCAACACCTTCCTGATGACGGCCGGCCTGCTCAACTTCCTCGTGATCCTCGACGCCTTCGACATCGGGAAGGGGAGGAAGTAA